In one Silene latifolia isolate original U9 population chromosome 10, ASM4854445v1, whole genome shotgun sequence genomic region, the following are encoded:
- the LOC141609230 gene encoding GDSL esterase/lipase At4g10955-like: MANGPSERELFDVTGPFHLLHVDWTEPNHKSSIAASLIRGVYILEQDRQQKRVDQSALAPRWWEFFGFELKETFKDNAGDADSSIFGAIFMYQPHTLNEDGDIQSQSRPPKYVIAFRGVIMEPDTRCQDLLISTKLLLNELTQDPRYQTSLERVQEKIEQVGAENVWLAGHSLGAAIALQIGKTMAKQGLPIDSYLYNPPDLSYFSGTITKPVVGMTVMLSCIFFPVVILGFSLLLLKNTILNIHQSGSFMKLCEWKPSLFVNQNDPICRGYIEYFKLRKTMKKLGLCGILITGGGRCDQPHFIPTAQLVKNVNPEIVRFKLAHGIRQWWDPVLNLESVAYEFAISV, from the exons ATGGCGAATGGTCCTTCCGAGAGGGAGCTTTTTGACGTGACTGGACCCTTTCATCTTCTACATGTTGACTG GACGGAACCAAATCACAAGAGCTCAATTGCAGCTAGCTTAATCCGAGGAGTGTACATACTAGAACAAGATCGCCAACAAAAAAGGGTGGATCAATCTGCGCTAGCACCACGCTGGTGGGAATTCTTTGGTTTCGAGCTCAAGGAAACATTTAAAGATAATGCTGGTGATGCTGATTCCTCCATATTTGGAGCCATTTTCATGTACCAACCTCATACCCTTAATGAAGACggcgacatacaatcccaaagcCGACCTCCAAAGTATGTCATAGCCTTCAGGGGTGTTATCATGGAACCTGACACACGCTGTCAAGACTTACTTATCAGTACGAAACTCTTACTGAACGAATTAACCCAAGATCCCCGATACCAAACCTCACTCGAACGTGTACAGGAGAAAATTGAACAAGTAGGAGCCGAAAATGTTTGGTTAGCTGGACACTCCCTAGGTGCTGCAATAGCCTTACAAATTGGCAAAACTATGGCTAAGCAAGGACTGCCTATTGATTCCTATTTATATAACCCACCAGACCTTTCCTACTTTTCTGGTACGATCACCAAACCGGTGGTTGGTATGACGGTTATGCTTAGCTGTATATTttttccagttgtaatcttgggATTCTCTCTACTTTTGTTGAAGAATACTATCCTTAATATTCATCAGAGTGGCTCATTTATGAAACTATGCGAATGGAAGCCGTCCTTGTTTGTAAACCAAAATGATCCGATTTGCAGAGGGTATATCGAGTATTTCAAGCTTCGAAAAACCATGAAGAAATTGGGGTTATGTGGGATACTGATAACAGGGGGAGGACGTTGCGATCAACCTCATTTCATTCCTACTGCACAACTTGTTAAGAATGTAAATCCTGAGATAGTCAGATTCAAGTTAGCTCATGGGATTCGTCAATGGTGGGACCCAGTTCTAAATTTGGAATCTGTAGCTTACGAGTTTGCCATCAGCGTGTAA
- the LOC141608335 gene encoding uncharacterized protein LOC141608335 has protein sequence MNSKSVKCPVFDGTDYGWWKNRMMHFIHGTGYECWVIIENGPLAITTTNANGVSSAKAPKDYTSDDYKKAEKNARAISLLQSGIGESETSRIAGCKTAKQIWDSLSLAYEGTVQVKKQRIDLLMQQYENFRMHEDEPIKSMSSRFSSITNELSNLGRQFETEDIVRKILRSLTRKWRQKVTAIEECRDLATLTYEALMGSLMAHEITLENDAEEKPKAKGLALNAVSSDNEDDLEEEVALLSKRIAKIIRKQNQGKFESYKPKKSVSSSSSSRSTSRMGCFKCGERDHQIRNCPKWEEEKAKDKREKSKQEYKRAMIAAVWGESDSEDEEPSVNEKEEKFCLRTTYKPRSQRRRDDDSLRCLMAHSDASDSESEDEVNLSNLKIKIRSLSKEKIVRLLDETLDTSYEQNKRLEAMQSEIESIAEENIELRRNLKNIQKQTDDQTVQSDLTAENESLVNKIHVLTNELDEIKKLHVTSSTTYSEIRSKFDRLNVDYDALLAKNKNLLVVVNNLETDLSNARNVVAKWEGSTTVLDFLVNQSKNNNKLGLGYDSRSDFRQGGSQYRTVWIPEQKVNTPPDCSIQTDASTVETKRSKPIERDFRKAKEHGIGHNFCAPRTPQQNGVVERMNRTLEDMTRSMLLCSELPRNFWADDDDFEIGFIRDDPPELEENPSSLEGTGVSEQTAARSNETNQASSSSNSSRKTNTDVEQNRTGPSTVQSEATNDEQNQTEPSTVQSTPETETFVPRRWKHQSSHPMDNILTDIHEGVKTRSSLRNFCAHYSFLSELEPSNINDALTDPDWVIAMQEELNQFERSKVWHLEPRPRDRSVIGTKWVFRNKLDDAGKIVRNKARLVVQGYNQQEGIDYDETFAPVARLEAIRLLIAFAAHMGIKLFQMDVKTALSKFLIENGFQRGSVDKTLFLKPVKEDLLVVQIYVDDIIFGATNDVLCAYFSNLMQSEFEMSMMGELGFFLGLQIKQITHGIMIHQRKYIKEMLKKFGMTTAIPFPTPMCSTLKLDRDEKGKSVDEKDLYLWYPMDCNFALTGYSDADYAGCSVERKITSGIATFVGPCLISWASKKQNTVALSTAESEYVAAAQCCAQILWVRQQLRDYGMIINCVPILCDNTSAINISKNPVQHSKTKHIDIRHHFLRDNVEKGNISLKFCKTEDQLSDIFTKPLAREQFEKIRLELGLLNSSS, from the exons ATGAATTCCAAATCTGTCAAATGTCCTGTCTTTGATGGCACGGACTATGGCTGGTGGAAAAATCGTATGATGCACTTCATACACGGAACAGGTTACGAATGTTGGGTAATCATCGAAAATGGTCCTCTTGCTATCACTACCACCAATGCTAATGGTGTGTCTAGTGCAAAAGCGCCCAAGGACTACACATCCGATGATTACAAAAAGGCGGAGAAGAATGCTAGAGCCATATCACTCCTGCAATCCGGAATTGGCGAATCAGAAACTAGTCGGATTGCAGGATGTAAAACGGCCAAACAAATTTGGGATAGTTTATCACTAGCCTATGAGGGGACCGTGCAAGTAAAGAAGCAACGTATTGATCTCTTAATGCAACAATATGAAAACTTTAGAATGCACGAGGATGAACCCATAAAAAGCATGTCTTCACGTTTTTCAAGTATAACTAACGAACTTTCAAATCTTGGTAGACAATTTGAAACTGAGGACATTGTCCGTAAAATTTTAAGAAGTCTTACCAGGAAATGGCGACAAAAAGTCACGGCCATTGAAGAGTGTAGAGACTTAGCCACTCTTACCTATGAAGCTCTAATGGGATCTCTTATGGCACACGAAATAACACTTGAAAATGATGCCGAAGAGAAACCCAAAGCTAAGGGTCTGGCCTTGAATGCCGTCTCAAGTGATAATGAAGATGATCTTGAGGAGGAAGTTGCCTTGCTGTCTAAAAGAATTGCCAAAATAATTAGAAAGCAAAATCAAGGAAAGTTCGAAAGTTATAAACCAAAGAAATCTgtttcctcatcttcctcatctcGTTCTACTTCTAGAATGGGATGTTTCAAATGCGGTGAACGGGATCATCAGATCCGAAATTGCCCTAAATGGGAAGAAGAAAAAGCTAAGGATAAGCGTGAAAAGTCTAAGCAGGAGTACAAACGTGCAATGATAGCTGCTGTATGGGGTGAGTCCGACTCAGAGGACGAGGAACCCTCTGTAAACGAGAAAGAAGAGAAATTCTGCCTACGAACTACCTACAAGCCTAGATCTCAGCGAAGAAGGGATGACGACTCTCTAAGGTGTCTCATGGCTCACTCTGATGCATCGGATAGCGAATCCGAAGATGAGGTAAATCTCTCAAATCTCAAAATTAAGATTAGATCTTTGTCTAAAGAAAAAATTGTAAGATTGCTTGATGAGACTTTGGATACTAGTTATGAACAAAACAAGCGTCTTGAGGCTATGCAATCTGAAATTGAAAGTATTGCGGAGGAGAATATAGAGTTAAGACGAAATCTGAAGAACATACAGAAACAAACAGACGACCAGACTGTTCAATCTGATCTCACTGCTGAAAACGAGTCCCTTGTTAATAAAATCCACGTCTTAACAAATGAACTAGATGAGATTAAAAAATTGCATGTTACTAGTTCAACCACTTATTCTGAAATTCGTTCCAAATTTGATAGACTTAATGTTGATTATGATGCTCTTCTTGCTAAGAATAAAAATTTGCTTGTAGTTGTCAACAATCTTGAAACTGATTTAAGTAATGCAAGAAATGTAGTTGCTAAATGGGAAGGTAGTACTACCGTCCTAGATTTTCTAGTCAATCAATCTAAGAACAACAATAAACTTGGATTAGGCTATGACTCACGTTCTGATTTCAGACAGGGCGGTTCTCAATATCGTACTGTCTGGATCCCTGAACAGAAAGTAAACACTCCTCCCGACTGTTCAATTCAGACTGACGCCAGTACTGTTGAAACTAAAAGATCTAAACCCATCGAGAGAGATTTTCGCAAGGCTAA GGAACATGGCATTGGTCATAACTTTTGTGCTCCTAGAACACCGCAACAAAATGGTGTAGTGGAAAGAATGAATAGAACCTTGGAGGATATGACAAGATCCATGTTACTTTGTAGCGAGCTACCTAGAAACTTTTGGGCC GATGATGATGACTTTGAGATTGGATTTATAAGAGATGATCCACCTGAACTAGAGGAGAATCCCTCATCGTTGGAAGGAACAG GCGTCTCTGAACAGACAGCTGCACGGTCTAATGAGACAAATCAGGCCTCCAGTAGCTCAAATTCGTCAAGAAAGACAAATACAGATGTTGAGCAGAATCGAACAGGACCCAGTACTGTTCAATCTGAAGCTACGAATGACGAGCAGAATCAAACAGAACCCAGTACTGTTCAATCTACACCAGAAACAGAAACATTTGTTCCTCGACGTTGGAAGCATCAAAGTTCACATCCAATGGATAACATTTTGACTGACATTCATGAGGGAGTCAAAACTAGATCTTCTTTAagaaatttttgtgcccattattCATTCTTATCAGAATTAGAACCCTCTAACATTAATGATGCTTTAACTGATCCTGATTGGGTTATTGCTATGCAGGAGGAGCTTAACCAATTTGAACGAAGCAAGGTGTGGCACTTGGAACCACGACCAAGAGATCGTTCCGTCATAGGAACGAAATGGGTATTTCGAAACAAATTGGATGATGCAGGTAAGATTGTGAGAAACAAGGCTAGACTTGTCGTGCAAGGATACAATCAACAGGAGgggattgattacgatgaaacatTTGCTCCAGTGGCGAGACTTGAAGCCATTCGTCTCCTTATTGCTTTTGCCGCTCATATGGGTATCAAACtctttcaaatggatgttaagaccgc ACTATCAAAGttccttattgaaaatggttttcaAAGAGGTTCAGTTgacaaaacactatttctaaAACCGGTGAAGGAGGACTTATTAGTTGTTCAAATTTATGTAGATGATAtcatttttggagcaactaatgATGTTTTATGTGCATATTTTTCCAATCTTATGCAATCGgagttcgagatgagcatgatgggcgaGCTAGGATTCTTTTTGGGCCTCCAGATAAAGCAAATCACACATGGCATAatgatccatcaaagaaaatatATCAAGGAGATGCTAAAGAAATTTGGTATGACTACCGCTATTCCATTCCCTACACCTATGTGCTCTACACTCAAGCTTGACAGAGACGAAAAAGGTAAAAGTGTAGATGAAAAG GACTTATATTTATGGTATCCTATGGATTGCAATTTCGCTCTCacggggtattcagatgcagattatgcaggttgctcAGTTGAAAGAAAAATTACATCTGGTATTGCCACCTTTGTAGGACCGTGTCTCATCTCTTGGGCTTCCAAGAAACAAAATACAGTTGCTCTATCTACTGCCGAGAGTGAATATGTTGCTGCTGCCCAATGTTGTGCTCAAATCTTATGGGTAAGACAACAGCTGCGGGATTACGGTATGATAATTAATTGTGTTCCTATTCTTTGTGATAACACGAGTGCAATtaatatttctaaaaatcccgttCAGCACTCCAAGACAAAACATATTGACATTCGTCATCATTTTCTTCGTGATAACGTAGAAAAAGGGAACATAAGCTTAAAATTTTGTAAAACCGAAGATCAGTTGtccgatatttttactaaaccATTGGCTCGAGAACAATTTGAGAAAATCCGATTAGAATTAGGTCTTTTGAATAGCAGCTCGTAG